A region from the Pithys albifrons albifrons isolate INPA30051 chromosome Z, PitAlb_v1, whole genome shotgun sequence genome encodes:
- the SEMA4D gene encoding semaphorin-4D isoform X1 yields the protein MALYAFYAVWGLFLEVAIAFGPVPRITWEHREVQLIHFNASKVSNYSTLLLSEDKNVLYVGAREVIFALNAVNIAEKQHELHWKVTEDKRTKCAVKGKSEKTECRNYVRVLQQLNDTFLYVCGTNAFQPTCDYLNLISFELGGKNEDGKGRCPFDPAQSYTSVMVDEELYSGTSYNFLGSEPIISRHSHQSPLRTEYAIPWLNEPNFVFADVIRADQNSTNGEDDKIYFFFTEVSVEYEFVGKLMIPRIARVCKRDQGGLRTLQKKWTSFLKARLICTIPDKNLIFNVINDVFILKSLTLKEPVIYGVFTPQLNNVGLSAVCAYNLSTVEEVFSKGKYMQSATVEQSHTKWVRYNGEIPNPRPGACINNEARASNYMSSLNLPDKTLQFVKDHPLMDDSVTPIGDRPRLVKRDVKYTQIVVDRVRALNGTIYDVMFIGTGRGAVHKAISYENGMHIIEETQFFPNFEPVQTLLLSSKTGRRYLFAGSNSGVVQSPVAFCDKYTTCVDCVLARDPYCAWKPLEASCTDILKEGEIERNWIQNIGGDASSCSDKVRENPLQHTFKHGSTAELKCSQKSNLAQVVWKFRDDVLRVESPKYRLLEKALLIFNLSEGDSGVYQCLSEEKVKNKKFSQVLAKHVLELKKIQHTTVGPTATAASTEGNNGVPKVSAVSTDGSTAQTLTTHMVPVTTARIVTKPIGPVLTSVASNTDLFNSIPDAVPEKTMFLKSNDNFLLMFLFLFFFILFLCLLSYNCYKGYLPGQCLKFRSVMLLGKKKTKSDFSDCEQSVKETLVEQGSVSHQSGEQPKPAHDTGYETEPDCGNSQLQAGDSQASQEAKAKPFDVKCELKYADSDVEGE from the exons ATGGCTCTGTATGCTTTTTATgcagtttggggtttgttcCTAGAAGTGGCAATAGCATTTGGCCCAGTACCAAGGATCACGTGGGAACACAGAG AGGTCCAGCTAATACATTTTAATGCATCAAAAGTGTCAAACTATTCAACCTTACTGCTAAGTGAAGACAAAAATGTTCTATATGTAGGAGCCAGGGAAGTGATCTTTGCCTTAAACGCAGTGAATATTGCTGAGAAGCAGCATGAG TTGCACTGGAAGGTCACAGAAGATAAAAGGACTAAATGTGCAGTCAAGGGCAAATCAGAAAAG ACAGAGTGTCGTAATTACGTGCGTGTCTTGCAGCAGCTCAACGATACTTTCCTCTACGTGTGTGGAACTAATGCATTTCAGCCAACGTGTGATTATCTG aatttaatttcatttgaacTTGGAGGTAAAAATGAGGATGGTAAGGGCAGATGTCCATTTGATCCTGCTCAAAGCTACACATCTGTTATGGTTG ATGAGGAGCTTTATTCTGGGACTTCCTACAATTTCTTGGGAAGTGAACCAATTATTTCACGGCACTCTCATCAGAGCCCTCTGAGAACAGAGTATGCAATACCTTGGCTTAATG AGCCAAATTTTGTTTTTGCTGATGTGATAAGAGCAGATCAAAACAGCACAAATGGAGAAGATGACAAGATATACTTCTTTTTCACCGAGGTGTCTGTGGAGTATGAATTTGTTGGAAAACTGATGATTCCAAGAATAGCTAGAGTCTGCAAG AGGGACCAAGGAGGATTAAGGACCTTGCAGAAAAAATGGACTTCCTTTCTCAAGGCCAGACTGATTTGTACCATTCCTGATAAGAACTTAATTTTCAATGTTATCAATGATGTTTTTATTCTCAAGTCTCTGACTTTGAAGGAACCAGTGATCTATGGAGTCTTCACCCCACAACT AAATAATGTGGGGTTGTCAGCAGTGTGTGCATACAATCTGTCTACTGTAGAAGAGGTTttctcaaaaggaaaatatatgcAGAGTGCTACAGTGGAACAGTCTCATACAAAGTGGGTACGATACAATGGGGAAATTCCTAATCCTCGACCCGGTGCG TGTATAAACAATGAAGCCAGAGCATCAAACTACATGAGTTCGTTGAATTTACCAGACAAAACATTGCAGTTTGTTAAAGATCATCCTCTAATGGATGACTCAGTGACCCCAATAGGAGACAGACCTCGGCTGGTAAAGCGAGATGTGAAGTATACACAGATTGTAGTAGACAGAGTCAGAGCACTCAATGGCACCATATATGATGTCATGTTCATTGGTACAG GTCGGGGAGCTGTGCATAAAGCTATCAGCTATGAAAATGGAATGCATATTATTGAAGAAACACAGTTTTTTCCAAACTTTGAACCAGTCCAAACTCTCCTGCTTTCATCCAAAACA GGCAGAAGATACCTCTTTGCTGGTTCCAATTCTGGCGTGGTTCAGTCTCCAGTGGCATTCTGTGACAAGTACACCACTTGTGTTGACTGTGTTTTAGCAAGGGATCCTTACTGTGCTTGGAAACCCCTTGAAGCTTCCTGCACTGATATTCTTAAAGAAGGTGAAATTGAAAG GAACTGGATTCAGAACATAGGTGGAGATGCATCTTCTTGTTCTG ATAAAGTAAGAGAGAATCCCCTACAGCATACATTCAAGCATGGGAGCACAGCAGAACTCAAGTGTTCTCAAAAGTCCAATCTGGCACAGGTAGTTTGGAAGTTCAGAGACGATGTGCTGAGAGTGGAGAGTCCCAAGTACCGTCTACTGGAAAAGGCACTGCTCATCTTCAATTTATCAGAAGGAGACAGTGGTGTTTACCAGTGTTTGTCAGAAGAAAAAGTGAAGAATAAGAAATTTTCTCAAGTACTGGCTAAGCATGTTttggaactgaaaaaaatacagcacaCCACTGTGGGCCCCACTGCCACAGCTGCATCAACAGAAGGTAATAACGGTGTCCCAAAAGTGTCAGCTGTATCAACCGACGGTTCTACTGCTCAAACCTTAACCACTCATATGGTACCAGTAACGACAGCAAGGATAGTAACAAAGCCCATTGGTCCTGTCCTAACAAGTGTAGCCTCCAACACAGACCTCTTCAATTCAATTCCTGATGCAGTCCCAGAAAAGACAATGTTCCTCAAGTCAAATGATAACTTCCTGTTGAtgttcctcttcctcttctttttcattctgtttttgtGCCTGCTCTCCTACAACTGTTACAAAGGGTACTTGCCAGGGCAGTGCTTGAAATTTCGCTCTGTCATGCTGCTTggtaagaagaaaacaaagtcaGATTTTTCTGACTGTGAGCAGAGTGTGAAGGAGACACTGGTGGAGCAAGGCAGTGTCAGCCACCAGAGCGGGGAGCAGCCGAAGCCTGCCCATGACACTGGCTACGAGACTGAGCCCGACTGTGGGAACAGCCAGCTGCAGGCCGGGGATTCACAGGCGTCCCAAGAGGCCAAGGCCAAGCCCTTTGATGTCAAGTGTGAGCTCAAGTATGCTGACTCTGATGTGGAAGGGGAATGA
- the SEMA4D gene encoding semaphorin-4D isoform X7: MALYAFYAVWGLFLEVAIAFGPVPRITWEHREVQLIHFNASKVSNYSTLLLSEDKNVLYVGAREVIFALNAVNIAEKQHELHWKVTEDKRTKCAVKGKSEKTECRNYVRVLQQLNDTFLYVCGTNAFQPTCDYLNLISFELGGKNEDGKGRCPFDPAQSYTSVMVDEELYSGTSYNFLGSEPIISRHSHQSPLRTEYAIPWLNEPNFVFADVIRADQNSTNGEDDKIYFFFTEVSVEYEFVGKLMIPRIARVCKRDQGGLRTLQKKWTSFLKARLICTIPDKNLIFNVINDVFILKSLTLKEPVIYGVFTPQLNNVGLSAVCAYNLSTVEEVFSKGKYMQSATVEQSHTKWVRYNGEIPNPRPGACINNEARASNYMSSLNLPDKTLQFVKDHPLMDDSVTPIGDRPRLVKRDVKYTQIVVDRVRALNGTIYDVMFIGTGRGAVHKAISYENGMHIIEETQFFPNFEPVQTLLLSSKTGRRYLFAGSNSGVVQSPVAFCDKYTTCVDCVLARDPYCAWKPLEASCTDILKEGEIERNWIQNIGGDASSCSASSPIPFPPTGTSFLSCVGNDSPPSPTRTQPDVWSITDPVKVMLLPPLLSDQAQHVIVRGHFHLFCQATGGVGGVCVLEETVTTTWHPSDALMA; the protein is encoded by the exons ATGGCTCTGTATGCTTTTTATgcagtttggggtttgttcCTAGAAGTGGCAATAGCATTTGGCCCAGTACCAAGGATCACGTGGGAACACAGAG AGGTCCAGCTAATACATTTTAATGCATCAAAAGTGTCAAACTATTCAACCTTACTGCTAAGTGAAGACAAAAATGTTCTATATGTAGGAGCCAGGGAAGTGATCTTTGCCTTAAACGCAGTGAATATTGCTGAGAAGCAGCATGAG TTGCACTGGAAGGTCACAGAAGATAAAAGGACTAAATGTGCAGTCAAGGGCAAATCAGAAAAG ACAGAGTGTCGTAATTACGTGCGTGTCTTGCAGCAGCTCAACGATACTTTCCTCTACGTGTGTGGAACTAATGCATTTCAGCCAACGTGTGATTATCTG aatttaatttcatttgaacTTGGAGGTAAAAATGAGGATGGTAAGGGCAGATGTCCATTTGATCCTGCTCAAAGCTACACATCTGTTATGGTTG ATGAGGAGCTTTATTCTGGGACTTCCTACAATTTCTTGGGAAGTGAACCAATTATTTCACGGCACTCTCATCAGAGCCCTCTGAGAACAGAGTATGCAATACCTTGGCTTAATG AGCCAAATTTTGTTTTTGCTGATGTGATAAGAGCAGATCAAAACAGCACAAATGGAGAAGATGACAAGATATACTTCTTTTTCACCGAGGTGTCTGTGGAGTATGAATTTGTTGGAAAACTGATGATTCCAAGAATAGCTAGAGTCTGCAAG AGGGACCAAGGAGGATTAAGGACCTTGCAGAAAAAATGGACTTCCTTTCTCAAGGCCAGACTGATTTGTACCATTCCTGATAAGAACTTAATTTTCAATGTTATCAATGATGTTTTTATTCTCAAGTCTCTGACTTTGAAGGAACCAGTGATCTATGGAGTCTTCACCCCACAACT AAATAATGTGGGGTTGTCAGCAGTGTGTGCATACAATCTGTCTACTGTAGAAGAGGTTttctcaaaaggaaaatatatgcAGAGTGCTACAGTGGAACAGTCTCATACAAAGTGGGTACGATACAATGGGGAAATTCCTAATCCTCGACCCGGTGCG TGTATAAACAATGAAGCCAGAGCATCAAACTACATGAGTTCGTTGAATTTACCAGACAAAACATTGCAGTTTGTTAAAGATCATCCTCTAATGGATGACTCAGTGACCCCAATAGGAGACAGACCTCGGCTGGTAAAGCGAGATGTGAAGTATACACAGATTGTAGTAGACAGAGTCAGAGCACTCAATGGCACCATATATGATGTCATGTTCATTGGTACAG GTCGGGGAGCTGTGCATAAAGCTATCAGCTATGAAAATGGAATGCATATTATTGAAGAAACACAGTTTTTTCCAAACTTTGAACCAGTCCAAACTCTCCTGCTTTCATCCAAAACA GGCAGAAGATACCTCTTTGCTGGTTCCAATTCTGGCGTGGTTCAGTCTCCAGTGGCATTCTGTGACAAGTACACCACTTGTGTTGACTGTGTTTTAGCAAGGGATCCTTACTGTGCTTGGAAACCCCTTGAAGCTTCCTGCACTGATATTCTTAAAGAAGGTGAAATTGAAAG GAACTGGATTCAGAACATAGGTGGAGATGCATCTTCTTGTTCTG CCTCATCTCCTATACCTTTCCCTCCTACTGGTACCTCCTTTTTGTCCTGTGTGGGAAATGATTCACCTCCTTCACCCACCCGTACCCAGCCTGATGTTTGGTCTATCACAGACCCTGTAAAGGTCATGCTGTTGCCACCTTTGCTAAGTGACCAGGCACAGCATGTTATTGTCCGGGGACATTTTCACCTCTTCTGCCAAGCCACAG GAGGTGTAGGAGGGGTGTGTGTATTGGAAGAAACTGTCACAACCACCTGGCATCCAAGTGATGCATTGATGGCATAG
- the SEMA4D gene encoding semaphorin-4D isoform X6, translating to MALYAFYAVWGLFLEVAIAFGPVPRITWEHREVQLIHFNASKVSNYSTLLLSEDKNVLYVGAREVIFALNAVNIAEKQHELHWKVTEDKRTKCAVKGKSEKTECRNYVRVLQQLNDTFLYVCGTNAFQPTCDYLNLISFELGGKNEDGKGRCPFDPAQSYTSVMVDEELYSGTSYNFLGSEPIISRHSHQSPLRTEYAIPWLNEPNFVFADVIRADQNSTNGEDDKIYFFFTEVSVEYEFVGKLMIPRIARVCKRDQGGLRTLQKKWTSFLKARLICTIPDKNLIFNVINDVFILKSLTLKEPVIYGVFTPQLNNVGLSAVCAYNLSTVEEVFSKGKYMQSATVEQSHTKWVRYNGEIPNPRPGACINNEARASNYMSSLNLPDKTLQFVKDHPLMDDSVTPIGDRPRLVKRDVKYTQIVVDRVRALNGTIYDVMFIGTGRGAVHKAISYENGMHIIEETQFFPNFEPVQTLLLSSKTGRRYLFAGSNSGVVQSPVAFCDKYTTCVDCVLARDPYCAWKPLEASCTDILKEGEIERNWIQNIGGDASSCSASSPIPFPPTGTSFLSCVGNDSPPSPTRTQPDVWSITDPVKVMLLPPLLSDQAQHVIVRGHFHLFCQATAFLKWMAKSRRLLFSLEEEWTEDEGMHHGAISYTA from the exons ATGGCTCTGTATGCTTTTTATgcagtttggggtttgttcCTAGAAGTGGCAATAGCATTTGGCCCAGTACCAAGGATCACGTGGGAACACAGAG AGGTCCAGCTAATACATTTTAATGCATCAAAAGTGTCAAACTATTCAACCTTACTGCTAAGTGAAGACAAAAATGTTCTATATGTAGGAGCCAGGGAAGTGATCTTTGCCTTAAACGCAGTGAATATTGCTGAGAAGCAGCATGAG TTGCACTGGAAGGTCACAGAAGATAAAAGGACTAAATGTGCAGTCAAGGGCAAATCAGAAAAG ACAGAGTGTCGTAATTACGTGCGTGTCTTGCAGCAGCTCAACGATACTTTCCTCTACGTGTGTGGAACTAATGCATTTCAGCCAACGTGTGATTATCTG aatttaatttcatttgaacTTGGAGGTAAAAATGAGGATGGTAAGGGCAGATGTCCATTTGATCCTGCTCAAAGCTACACATCTGTTATGGTTG ATGAGGAGCTTTATTCTGGGACTTCCTACAATTTCTTGGGAAGTGAACCAATTATTTCACGGCACTCTCATCAGAGCCCTCTGAGAACAGAGTATGCAATACCTTGGCTTAATG AGCCAAATTTTGTTTTTGCTGATGTGATAAGAGCAGATCAAAACAGCACAAATGGAGAAGATGACAAGATATACTTCTTTTTCACCGAGGTGTCTGTGGAGTATGAATTTGTTGGAAAACTGATGATTCCAAGAATAGCTAGAGTCTGCAAG AGGGACCAAGGAGGATTAAGGACCTTGCAGAAAAAATGGACTTCCTTTCTCAAGGCCAGACTGATTTGTACCATTCCTGATAAGAACTTAATTTTCAATGTTATCAATGATGTTTTTATTCTCAAGTCTCTGACTTTGAAGGAACCAGTGATCTATGGAGTCTTCACCCCACAACT AAATAATGTGGGGTTGTCAGCAGTGTGTGCATACAATCTGTCTACTGTAGAAGAGGTTttctcaaaaggaaaatatatgcAGAGTGCTACAGTGGAACAGTCTCATACAAAGTGGGTACGATACAATGGGGAAATTCCTAATCCTCGACCCGGTGCG TGTATAAACAATGAAGCCAGAGCATCAAACTACATGAGTTCGTTGAATTTACCAGACAAAACATTGCAGTTTGTTAAAGATCATCCTCTAATGGATGACTCAGTGACCCCAATAGGAGACAGACCTCGGCTGGTAAAGCGAGATGTGAAGTATACACAGATTGTAGTAGACAGAGTCAGAGCACTCAATGGCACCATATATGATGTCATGTTCATTGGTACAG GTCGGGGAGCTGTGCATAAAGCTATCAGCTATGAAAATGGAATGCATATTATTGAAGAAACACAGTTTTTTCCAAACTTTGAACCAGTCCAAACTCTCCTGCTTTCATCCAAAACA GGCAGAAGATACCTCTTTGCTGGTTCCAATTCTGGCGTGGTTCAGTCTCCAGTGGCATTCTGTGACAAGTACACCACTTGTGTTGACTGTGTTTTAGCAAGGGATCCTTACTGTGCTTGGAAACCCCTTGAAGCTTCCTGCACTGATATTCTTAAAGAAGGTGAAATTGAAAG GAACTGGATTCAGAACATAGGTGGAGATGCATCTTCTTGTTCTG CCTCATCTCCTATACCTTTCCCTCCTACTGGTACCTCCTTTTTGTCCTGTGTGGGAAATGATTCACCTCCTTCACCCACCCGTACCCAGCCTGATGTTTGGTCTATCACAGACCCTGTAAAGGTCATGCTGTTGCCACCTTTGCTAAGTGACCAGGCACAGCATGTTATTGTCCGGGGACATTTTCACCTCTTCTGCCAAGCCACAG